A section of the Bacillota bacterium genome encodes:
- a CDS encoding DUF3842 family protein produces MNIGVIDGMGGGLGSQIIESLKKEIDDSVKIIALGV; encoded by the coding sequence GTGAACATAGGGGTTATCGACGGTATGGGAGGCGGTCTCGGAAGCCAGATAATTGAAAGCTTAAAGAAAGAAATAGATGATTCCGTGAAGATCATTGCCCTGGGGGTGAA
- a CDS encoding MoaD family protein, protein MIGIKIVAAMDIAELIGGREKEIFLPEGSSISDLLSELEKKYGEPITKFLYRTNRSLAQVVLLNGENITFLEGTKTKLKDGDEVFLVPNVLGG, encoded by the coding sequence ATGATCGGTATAAAGATTGTAGCTGCCATGGATATTGCTGAACTTATAGGGGGACGTGAAAAGGAAATATTTTTACCGGAAGGCTCTTCAATTAGCGACCTTTTATCAGAGTTGGAAAAGAAATACGGGGAACCTATTACCAAATTCCTCTATAGAACAAACAGGAGTTTGGCTCAGGTGGTATTGTTGAATGGGGAAAATATTACATTTTTAGAAGGAACAAAAACTAAGCTTAAAGATGGAGATGAAGTATTTCTGGTCCCTAATGTTCTCGGAGGATAA